The Henckelia pumila isolate YLH828 chromosome 2, ASM3356847v2, whole genome shotgun sequence genome includes a window with the following:
- the LOC140885425 gene encoding uncharacterized protein — translation MGDYRDEEDDNGGCCYFHPREMVIGVCAFCLHERLAAVSSSQKRFTKRHFHNTFRSLKKVFGLSRFVDRVEINFKSADACSSSLCSPEDSFISIKFEADGAALWDKEKIPKIPLNPQCDDSWSRGKGNKVEKIKKIVLKPFKPCGMPRWRRRIGRFFNLFRWKKFKKENRCKTTKVEGSRARFGWMRRLGKRSTNE, via the exons ATGGGCGATTACAGAGACGAAGAAGACGACAATGGCGGGTGCTGCTATTTCCATCCGAGGGAAATGGTGATCGGAGTCTGCGCTTTCTGCTTGCATGAGAGGCTCGCCGCCGTATCTTCGAGCCAGAAGAGATTCACGAAGCGCCATTTTCACAACACTTTCCGCAGTCTGAAGAAGGTTTTCGGGCTCTCAAGATTCGTCGATCGAGTGGAGATCAATTTCAAGTCTGCAGATGCATGTTCTTCGTCTCTCTGCAGTCCAGAAG ACTCCTTCATATCCATCAAGTTTGAAGCCGATGGTGCGGCCTTATGGGACAAGGAGAAAATCCCCAAAATACCCCTCAATCCGCAATGCGACGATTCTTGGAGTCGTGGCAAAGGGAACAAAGTGGAGAAgatcaagaagatcgtgttgaAACCCTTTAAACCATGTGGCATGCCGAGGTGGCGAAGACGGATTGGACGCTTCTTCAATCTTTTTAGATGGAAGAAGTTCAAAAAGGAAAACAGATGCAAGACAACAAAGGTAGAGGGATCGAGAGCTAGATTTGGATGGATGAGAAGATTAGGAAAAAGGAGTACCAATGAATAA
- the LOC140878871 gene encoding uncharacterized protein translates to MQAEEANPDTTLITGRILVASIATRALLDSGATHSFILDTFARKLGSECEEMFGGFTMTIPSGEELSTRNIVKNLELLLQGQSVSADLIVFPMPEFNLILGMDWMTKNAVVIDFQQRSVMVRPEGEEPFWFEATRGSRRTQIISFMQAKQLVHDGCEAFLASLSLMELPTHPDISDVDVVRDFEDVFPGDVAGIPPDR, encoded by the exons atgcaggccgaggaggccaACCCTGATACCACGCTCATCACAG GTAGAATTTTGGTAGCCAGTATAGCCACTAGAGCCCTATTAGACTCGGGGGCTACTCATTCTTTTATTTTGGATACCTTTGCCCGTAAGCTGGGTAGTGAGTGCGAAGAGATGTTTGGTGGTTTCACAATGACTATCCCATCAGGGGAAGAGCTGTCCACGAGGAATATAGTGAAGAACCTTGAGCTTCTATTGCAAGGGCAATCAGTGAGTGCAGATTTGATAGTGTTTCCCATGCCTGAGTTCAACTTGAtccttgggatggattggatgacaAAGAACGCTGTGGTGATTGACTTCCAGCAGCGATCAGTGATGGTCAGACCGGAAGGAgaagaaccattttggtttgagGCTACTAGGGGTTCAAGGAGGACTCAAATTATATCTTTCATGCAAGCTAAGCAGTTGGTGCATGATGGATGTGAGGCATTCTtagccagtttatctttgaTGGAGTTGCCAACACATCCAGATATTTCAGACGTGGACGTCGTTAGAGATTTTGAGGATGTATTTCCAGGCGATGTTGCAGGCATCCCACCTGATAGATAA
- the LOC140884622 gene encoding uncharacterized protein At4g08330, chloroplastic-like: METSIAGLTSHHQYSASFAASQREVTYSCGSCGFDLNLNSSSRNTSTIGSKYGKSMKKGIISFFSIDDSRFNQVEEFSCVPYFISKHSWGLFRKRTKLSCRKCGNYIGIATDLNAFSPHLITNGSDSPSSSEISNLSKYDIRIRSLQPSSADVGTPFM; encoded by the exons ATGGAGACTTCAATTGCTGGTCTGACCAGTCATCATCAGTATTCAGCCTCATTCGCCGCTTCGCAGCGAGAAGTCACATACAG CTGTGGTTCTTGTGGATTCGATCTAAACTTGAATTCGTCGAGTCGGAATACATCAACCATTGGATCCAAATATGGTAAATCTATGAAAAAGGGGATTATTTCTTTCTTCTCCATCGATGACAGCAGATTCAATCAGGTTGAAGAATTCAGCTGTGTCCCTTATTTCATTTCTAAGCATTCTTGGGGTTTGTTCCGCAAAAGAACTAAACTTTCGTGCCGAAAATGTGGGAACTATATCGGAATCGCCACCGATTTAAATGCATTTTCTCCTCATCTTATAACGAATGGGTCAGATTCGCCCTCTAGCAGTGAAATCTCAAATCTGAGCAAGTACGACATCAGAATTCGCTCTTTGCAACCTTCATCAGCTGATGTGGGTACTCCTTTCATGTAG